The sequence CCAAGGGAGGCCATGTTATGTTAGAGCTCCAGGGGCACCTGATGGGAGGCTGTCAGAGAGAACTTGCACAGAATTCAGTCTGAGAAGGAGGGTATAAAACTCAGACAGCTGCTTGAATCTACCTCCTTAGGTACCCATGTCTGCTGGGGACTAAAAAGGCCCAGGGAGTCATTAGATGGAGCGACCAAATCAAACGAAAGGCCCTCCTAAACTTTTCTCCAGAGAGTTCAGGGCCAGAGCAGATGGTTCTGGACAGGCTGGGTTATCCTGGCCATTGCCTTCTCTCTGGTGGGGTCCAAGAGCAGCAGGTACCACATATGTTTGGGAAGCCTCAGCCCCCCAGcagcttcttcctccctcccacccatacCCTACCTGGGGTCTGGCAGGAAGCGCAAAGCTAGACTCAGACTCCTGGCTTATGGTGCTTCCTGATGCCTGAACCCTCAACACAGTATCTCAAACAAGTAATCATGTAGCCTCTATTTGAATACCTTCAAGAATGGGAAACTCGCCTCCAGGTTGGTAGTGGGGGTTTCTAGAAGGATAGAGATTAAAAAGTCATCTACAGTCCTGGGGCAGATATACATCTCCCCCAGTTCTAGATAGGCTAGAACCCAAAAGAGACCACATGAGCGAGCTACAGATGCAGGGAAAAGAGAACAGACAGACTGGaataggaaggaagaaagatgGGAGACGTGGCCTTGAGGGGCGTGATTCCAGTTGCTAGCCCCTCTTGTTTCTTTGCAGGCTTCAGCCCCAGCAGGCTAGGTCACTTTTTTTAGTCAGTCCATTCAGGTAAGTGCTGCAACaccaagaccaaaaaccaaaccagttgcctttgagtggattacaacccatggtgaccccacgtgttgcagagtagaactgcactccatagggttttttcacTCTGTGACCTTTGAAAGGCTcagaggcctttcttcccaggcacctctggggggtTTAAACTGCTAATTCTTCAGTTAACAgtcgagagcttaactgtttatgtcacccaggaactcctgatcCAATACATCACCCTCAAATCGCAGTGACTTAGcacaatagaagtttatttcccACTCATGTAATAAATCAAGGAGGGTATTTAGTGGATGTATTTTCtttcagggacccaggctcctttCCTCTGATGGCTCTGCTGTCCCCTAGGGGTTCAGAGTCCTCTGCTGGGTCCTCCACATATGGCCAGCAACGGGGGAAAGAAAGAGCATGGAAGATTGATGGGCCTGGACTGGAAGTAGCGCACATATCTTttgtctgcattccactgcccTGAACCCCATCTCATGACTTCACCTAACCCCAAGGGAAAGTAGCCTACTGTGTGTccaggagaaagaggaaaagggTTAGTGAAAACAGAGCAGTCTCTTCCGTAAACCCCCAGGTTCCTTACCCTGAGAGATGTGCAACGTGGTCAGTTTGACCCATGGTTAGGGTGGTGGGAGGTATTGTGCATGCATCTTTCCCTGGGCAGGGCCTCTGGCTGGGCCCTATACCAAGGCACCCTATGTTTCTCTGCTGTGGGCGGTAGAAGAGCCACCCCTTTGACACTGTCTGTTTCTCCCCCACAGTATGTGGCCTTTGCCTCCCTCTTCTTCATCCTGGTCTCCATCACCACCTTCTGCCTGGAGACCCATGAGCGCTTTAACCCCATTGTGAACAAGACGGAGATCGAGAATGTCCGGAATGGCACACAAGTACGTTACTACCGGGAAGCCGAGACAGAGGCCTTCCTCACTTACATCGAGGGCGTCTGCGTGGTCTGGTTCACCTTTGAGTTTCTCATGCGTGTCGTCTTCTGCCCCAACAAGGTTGAATTCATCAAGAACTCACTCAACATCATTGATTTTGTGGCCATCCTGCCCTTCTACCTGGAGGTGGGCCTAAGTGGCCTGTCCTCTAAGGCTGCCAAGGACGTCCTGGGCTTCCTGCGTGTTGTCCGCTTCGTGCGCATCCTGCGTATCTTCAAGCTGACCCGCCATTTTGTGGGCCTGCGTGTCCTAGGCCACACTCTCCGTGCCAGCACCAATGAATTCCTACTGCTTATCATCTTCCTGGCCTTGGGTGTCCTGATCTTCGCCACCATGATCTACTATGCCGAGAGGATAGGGGCCCAGCCCAATGACCCCAGCGCCAGTGAGCACACACACTTTAAGAACATCCCCATTGGCTTCTGGTGGGCCGTGGTCACTATGACAACACTGGGCTATGGAGACATGTATCCACAGACATGGTCCGGCATGTTGGTGGGAGCGCTGTGTGCGCTGGCAGGTGTGCTGACCATCGCCATGCCCGTGCCCGTCATTGTGAACAATTTTGGGATGTATTACTCCTTAGCCATGGCTAAGCAGAAActaccaaagaaaaaaaagaagcatattCCACGGCCACCGCAGCTGGGATCTCCCAATTATTGTAAATCTGTCGTAAACTCTCCACACCACAGTACTCAGAGTGACACATGTCCGCTGGCCCAGgaagaaattttagaaattaacAGAGCAGGTAGGAAACCTCTTAGAGGCATGTCGATCTGACCTTTCACTCCACCCCTGTAGCGATGATTCCAGATTCAGTCAGACTGCTTCCTTAATTCCGTGGGTGACCCAGGACCCCATACTCAATCTCGAGGTGTGGAGCCTGGAGGCCCAGGGAGATGCTGGGCAGCTAAATTCAGAAGGCAAGAGCCTCACTGGTTGGCCTGGGTAAGGAGGTTGATGCAGTTGGTCTTGTGATGTTCTCAAGAGACAACACAGCCTACGAGGTTGCTGAGGACTGTCTTAGCAGAAGCCTGAGGGGCTGCTGCTCAGGTGGGCAGGAGTTGAGCATGAGTCACTGACTCAGGCTACTGACCCAAtggtggggcagggcaggggcagggcgGGTGTGACTCAAAAACACCAGACGGCTTTTGATTTGGTCCTCACACAGCTCTCTTCAAGCTGTGTAGACGGCAGAAATGGTGCATGGGATCTGGGCAGGGGGTCCCTGCAGAGGCAGGAGCACAGAGTCTCATCCCCCAACAGAGCCTGTCTCCATAGTTGAGTAGAATTCCTGCTCTGATTCCGGCCGCCTAGCTCCAGGTCCTTCCTAGAAGATGCCTCTAGCCTTTGTAACAAGCTTACTTACCCCATAGCATGCAGAACCAACTCACCTTCTACCACCACTCTAGAGTTTAGCGTTTATCTTTAGGAACCTGTTGGAGTGACTATGGCTTTCACGTTGTCTGTTTGGGTTGATGGTCAAGTGGGAGTTTCTGATGGCCTTCTGATGGAAGCGGCTGGTGAGCAAAGGACTAGAGGGGGCCACCACCCTGGCAGCTTAGATGAAAGCGCAACAGACCAGCAACAACCTCCCACTGAGTCTTCTCCCCATTTCTGATGTAGGGACTGCAGCAGCAATACAAGACATCCCAACCATTGCACAACCACTTTCCCGTGAATTCACTGGGGgccagggagggggtggggggccaTGCAACAATACTAGTCACCATGGGATATATTCTAATATTCCATGGCTAGTGGTTTGTTATGGGACTATCTCAGTTTTATGAGAATCTGCACATAGCACATAAAGTTGATCACGGGGCTCTGGTCCGTAGATAAAAAGCCCATAGTCTACCTCTACCCATGGAATACCATCGACTTATTCTGTGGACACAGGGATTTCAAAGGAATGGATGACCCAGAGAAGAATGACCACACTG comes from Elephas maximus indicus isolate mEleMax1 chromosome 7, mEleMax1 primary haplotype, whole genome shotgun sequence and encodes:
- the KCNC1 gene encoding potassium voltage-gated channel subfamily C member 1; translation: MGQGDESERIVINVGGTRHQTYRSTLRTLPGTRLAWLAEPDAHSHFDYDPRADEFFFDRHPGVFAHILNYYRTGKLHCPADVCGPLYEEELAFWGIDETDVEPCCWMTYRQHRDAEEALDSFGGAPLDNSADDADADGPGDSGDGEDELEMTKRLALSDSPDGRTGGFWRRWQPRIWALFEDPYSSRYARYVAFASLFFILVSITTFCLETHERFNPIVNKTEIENVRNGTQVRYYREAETEAFLTYIEGVCVVWFTFEFLMRVVFCPNKVEFIKNSLNIIDFVAILPFYLEVGLSGLSSKAAKDVLGFLRVVRFVRILRIFKLTRHFVGLRVLGHTLRASTNEFLLLIIFLALGVLIFATMIYYAERIGAQPNDPSASEHTHFKNIPIGFWWAVVTMTTLGYGDMYPQTWSGMLVGALCALAGVLTIAMPVPVIVNNFGMYYSLAMAKQKLPKKKKKHIPRPPQLGSPNYCKSVVNSPHHSTQSDTCPLAQEEILEINRADSKLNGEVAKAALANEDCPHIDQALTPDEGLPFTRSGTRERYGPCFLLSTGEYTCPPGGGMRKDLCKESPVIAKYMPTEAVRVT